The proteins below come from a single Candida albicans SC5314 chromosome 7, complete sequence genomic window:
- a CDS encoding Arf family guanine nucleotide exchange factor (Putative guanyl nucleotide exchange factor with Sec7 domain; required for normal filamentous growth; regulated by yeast-hyphal switch; filament induced; regulated by Nrg1, Tup1, Mob2, Hap43; mRNA binds She3; Spider biofilm induced), producing the protein MVSAVSNITESSVVNSTTPESSINMTKPPPISTSNKIKHHPPKDDKPLPITPNRDEHKTEDKGTSTSSKGEPSSVTNTNSQKTESANKEAKNGSESPSEDDTEYRLIAKRLFDEEFVSIKPQEYTQFLAAGDRDSTKIRNYYMNLFTWPPNLLKSTRMLCSKLYLKGESQEIDRILSSFTKSYLKQHPKNVFCTKNFEQIYIIIYSLILLNTALHNSELNKKSRISQSDFIRNTFTTFVQQNEKLSKSLSVKQKIAIENELSNFYEDLSKNELHLKTADEAGSSSISQSQHHHSHHNHHHHHHHHNDHGHHNNTLGNRLSKASQDSAATETTNASTNSPITPANESNNEDGAVLTRQQSASSIWSTDTTNRRSSLAMKRYTTTTSEISNFNATAQNPNRSPVQRVGMARALVGHQRQQQFQSEKSSMYKNGNPSLYSQASAVPQLKNRPSYDQMKSLNKRSSRQSVISKDSSHNDDDMISVLSFDTMNLPMHDESDSQRFNQQMEDFNVDDYQDKYDLTLELQGSPYLKEGLLKLKILNNDSVDEIDGNSNPSASSTPANHGKFLSFFSRPANSSSSTSNMNNHKFTENFVVISKGELSLYSFDPKVIKKFKKRNGHQQQQTEPDDDDIVGDGNWLKNAAKIGTYNLCSTYADLEKTTSQGKVLWSLTFPKTSKRQPKKFIFEAGTKEVALEFINTCNFWAAKITAIPTLEESVSSLEYGWTNLDYIIAHRESFKKSRNIMKYEPVVKGVYLSNYIVNSEETNHLGMMRQFVKTSNYYNQLKKLYNEFTEMRQKFLINLPKCHFNCSNHSKILSNYDTKINDYNLEMKKYKNYLIILGFGLQLRFDLEEQDRQQQYDTSLENEDVDDDDEGEEDYETIGETLATTDRASSAGAKSNDTSYQDDELTKLVKFEIKKLFFNMKDISKVIPTFRSSKSIKNLADLAQDIDNKLVKSPKTFTLANYNDNESPINQLLATTNANPTVKSSSMIMESSIAEEPEDAEDSETTRRSSKVNNSKDHSPATSISSSIKKPNLKIANSEVSALVI; encoded by the coding sequence ATGGTTTCTGCGGTAAGCAATATAACAGAATCATCTGTTGTCAACTCCACCACTCCGGAGTCTTCAATAAATATGACTAAACCACCTCCAATTAGTACctcaaataaaataaaacacCACCCTCCTAAAGATGATAAACCTTTGCCAATAACACCAAATCGTGATGAACACAAAACTGAAGACAAAGGGACTAGCACTTCATCCAAGGGAGAACCATCATCTGTAACGAATACAAATTCTCAAAAAACAGAATCAGCTAATAAAGAAGCTAAAAATGGCAGTGAATCACCAAGCGAGGATGATACTGAATACAGATTAATTGCTAAGAGATtgtttgatgaagaatttgtttCGATCAAGCCTCAAGAGTACACTCAATTTTTAGCAGCTGGTGATCGTGACTCCACtaaaattagaaattaCTACATGAATTTATTTACATGGCCACCAAACCTTTTAAAGTCCACAAGAATGCTTTGCTCGAAGTTATATTTGAAAGGAGAATCTCAAGAAATTGACCGTATTTTGTCGTCATTCACCAAATCATATTTGAAGCAACATCCCAAGAATGTGTTTTGCACCAAGaattttgaacaaatttatATCATCATATATTCTTTAATATTGTTAAATACGGCATTACACAATCTggaattgaacaaaaagtCTCGTATCAGTCAATCTGATTTCATTAGAAATACTTTTACTACATTTGTCcaacaaaatgaaaaattgctGAAGTCTTTGAGTGTGAAGCAAAAAATTgctattgaaaatgaattgtCAAATTTTTATGAGGATTTATCTAAGAATGAATTGCATTTGAAAACTGCTGATGAAGCTGGCTCTTCATCAATTAGTCAATCTCAACATCATCACAGTCATcacaatcatcatcaccaccaccaccatcataATGACCATGGCCATCACAACAATACTCTTGGCAATAGGTTGTCCAAGGCCAGTCAAGATTCAGCAGCAACAGAAACGACTAATGCTAGCACAAATAGTCCAATTACACCAGCTAATGAGtcaaataatgaagatggtGCTGTTTTGACACGTCAGCAGTCAGCTTCCTCAATATGGTCTACTGATACCACTAATCGTAGATCATCTTTGGCAATGAAGAGAtacaccaccaccacatcAGAGATATCGAATTTCAATGCAACAGCCCAGAATCCAAATCGCCTGCCAGTACAAAGAGTTGGTATGGCAAGGGCTTTGGTTGGACACCAACGTCAGCAACAATTCCAATCAGAAAAATCCTCAATGTATAAAAATGGCAATCCGTCGTTGTATTCTCAAGCTTCAGCTGTACCACAATTGAAGAATCGTCCTTCATACGATCAAATGAAGAGTTTAAATAAACGCTCTTCACGTCAGTCTGTTATATCAAAGGATTCTAGCCacaatgatgatgatatgaTTTCGGTGTTGTCATTTGATACTATGAATTTGCCAATGCATGATGAATCGGACTCCCAACGTTTCAACCAACAAATGGAGGATTTCaatgttgatgattatCAGGATAAATATGATTTAACCTTAGAATTGCAAGGATCACCGTATTTGAAAGAAGggttgttgaaattgaaaattttaaacaatGATTCAGTTGATGAAATAGATGGCAACTCTAATCCCTCGGCATCATCTACACCAGCTAATCACGGCAAGTTCTTGTCATTTTTCAGTAGACCAGCTAATTCCAGTTCTTCTACTTCTAACATGAACAATCACAAATTTACTGAAAATTTTGTGGTTATAAGTAAAGGAGAATTGTCATTGTACTCATTTGATCCAAAAGTTATCAAAAAGTTCAAGAAGAGAAATGgccaccaacaacaacaaactgAACCCGATGACGATGACATTGTTGGCGATGGtaattggttgaaaaaCGCTGCCAAGATTGGTACCTACAATTTATGCTCTACTTATGCTGATTTAGAAAAGACAACTTCTCAAGGTAAAGTTTTATGGTCATTAACATTCCCCAAAACTTCGAAACGTCAAcccaaaaaatttatatttgagGCTGGTACCAAAGAGGTTGCTTTGGAGTTTATAAATACTTGTAACTTCTGGGCTGCCAAAATAACTGCTATTCCAACATTGGAAGAAAGTGTAAGCTCATTAGAATATGGATGGACCAATTTGGACTATATTATTGCTCATCGCGAGTCATTTAAAAAGTCCAGAAACATAATGAAATATGAACCCGTCGTCAAGGGGGTATATTTGTCCAACTATATTGTTAATAGTGAAGAAACCAATCATTTGGGTATGATGAGACAATTTGTTAAAACTTCAAACTATTATaaccaattgaagaaattgtatAACGAATTCACTGAAATGAGGCAGAAgtttttgatcaatttacCTAAATGtcatttcaattgttcaaatcATAGCAAAATCTTGTCTAATTATGACACCAAGATCAATGACTATAATttggaaatgaaaaaatataagaattatttgattattcTTGGGTTTGGGTTACAATTGAGATTTGATTTAGAAGAGCAAGatagacaacaacaatatgaTACATCTttagaaaatgaagatgttgatgatgatgatgaaggtGAAGAAGATTATGAAACTATTGGTGAAACTTTAGCAACCACTGATAGAGCAAGCAGTGCTGGAGCTAAAAGTAATGATACATCTTACCAAGATGATGAGTTGACGAAATTGGTTAAATTTGAGATCAAAAagttatttttcaatatgaAAGATATCTCAAAAGTGATTCCAACTTTCCGATCActgaaatcaattaaaaactTGGCTGATTTGGCTCAAGATATTGACAACAAGTTGGTTAAATCACCAAAGACATTTACTTTAGCAAattataatgataatgagaGCCCAATCAACCAATTACTTGCTACCACTAACGCCAATCCTACCGTGAAATCCAGTTCAATGATAATGGAACTGTCAATCGCTGAAGAACCAGAAGATGCTGAAGATAGTGAAACCACTAGAAGAAGCAGTAAGGTTAATAACTCAAAAGATCATTCACCTGCTACAAGTAtaagtagtagtattaaaaaaccaaatttaaAGATTGCTAATTCAGAAGTATCAGCATTGGTAATTTAA
- the GYP7 gene encoding Gyp7p (Protein similar to S. cerevisiae Gyp7p (GTPase-activating protein for Ypt1p); caspofungin-induced), with the protein MPTKRTLSSNEVELLYVKSKVCLHPSPSKKDNIAGFLTLSRPPRATNLEILLSYVPESQLSTEELKIYQQVDVEDLDLNLGSVNNINHDHHKQNKASTSRIVSKPSQSVLTGYAFNVQLSFIYSIQFRTPSHGYWYGSIVLNLQDGEKLPILFFHDNESPSSLKSQKLQNQRFDPFGNDGELYWGGLDFLKVLQQLINVQRSTIELSVYLVNPESNDLRNFAPFKEKQKVPEPSQEPFKLPDVAKFFNTAKWKVLSTVATLSAKTKNQVLDIIEDNAPKPIKDLVLQQPEVIKIGDEFDSARIYLAKWAQQVKEEAEQSQGAYMLDDKLFNKINRELNSTEMLTQEEINKTTRRNEITVQEWQGFFDFSGRLLITVDEVKSRIFHGGLNQDVRKEAWLFLLGVFPWDSSEDEREALRKSYETRYEELKLKWVNDDVKRNTEFWKDQKFRIEKDINRTDRNLDLFKNPKKRKENSDGSTTETTAATNTTDNGTNSDTTQTRESTPETPDEEDIDDEFDVSNIRNPHLYTMREILLTFNEYNENLGYVQGMTDLLSPLYVIIQDEVLVFWAFANFMERMERNFVRDQTGMKKQMNTLNKLLQFMLPKLYKHLEMCQSNDLFFFFRMLLVWFKRELHWDQVLTLWEILWTDYYSSQFHLFFALSILSDNERIIIQNLKQFDEVLKYMNDLSMKLHLNPLLIRSELLFLKFKRMLDIIDRDTSLNALRHDDPYRNGNATGTGSSENSNNGEIIGDELRELLRKDLVIQKEVERPEGVGGG; encoded by the coding sequence ATGCCTACTAAAAGAACTTTGCTGCTGAATGAAGTAGAATTATTATATGTCAAATCAAAAGTATGTTTACATCCATCACCATCCAAAAAAGATAATATTGCTGGGTTTTTAACACTTTCAAGACCACCAAGAGCAACAAATTtagaaatattattatcgtATGTCCCAGAATCACAATTATCCactgaagaattgaaaatttatcaacaagttgatgttgaagatttagatttgaatttaggTTCAgtcaataatattaatcatGATCATcataaacaaaacaagGCGTCAACTTCAAGAATTGTTTCTAAACCTAGTCAATCGGTATTAACTGGTTATGCATTTAATGTTCAATTgtcatttatttattcaattcaatttagaaCTCCATCGCATGGATATTGGTATGGATCAATCGTATTAAATCTTCAAGATGGGGAAAAACTACCAATATTGTTTTTCCATGATAATGAAAGTCCGCTGAGTTTAAAATCTCAAAAATTACAGAATCAAAGATTTGATCCATTTGGTAATGATGGAGAATTATATTGGGGTGGATTAgattttttgaaagtattacaacaattaatcAATGTTCAACGTTCAACGATTGAACTATCGGTGTATCTAGTCAATCCtgaatcaaatgatttacGGAATTTTGCCCCCTTTaaggaaaaacaaaaagtacCAGAACCATCTCAAGAACCATTTAAATTACCTGATGTCgccaaatttttcaatactgCTAAATGGAAGGTTTTATCAACAGTAGCTACATTGTCTGCCAAAACTAAGAATCAAGTATTGGATATAATTGAAGATAATGCTCCTAAACCAATCAAAGATTTAGTGTTACAGCAACCTGAAGTGATTAAGATTGGCGATGAGTTTGATTCAGCAAGAATTTATTTGGCAAAATGGGCACAACAAgtgaaagaagaagcagAACAGAGTCAAGGTGCTTACATGTTGGAtgataaattgtttaataaaatcaatcgAGAATTAAATTCAACGGAAATGTTGacacaagaagaaattaataaaaccACTAGAAGAAACGAAATTACGGTACAAGAATGGCAAGGGTTTTTCGATTTTAGTGGAAGATTATTAATTACTGTTGATGAAGTGAAAAGTCGGATATTCCATGGTGGATTAAATCAAGATGTACGTAAAGAAGCGTGGTTGTTCTTGTTAGGGGTTTTCCCATGGGATTCAAGTGAAGATGAACGTGAAGCTTTACGAAAATCATATGAAACTCGATACGAAGAACTTAAATTGAAATGGGTAAATGATGATGTGAAAAGAAACACTGAATTCTGGAAAGATCAAAAATTCcgtattgaaaaagatattaATCGGACTGATCGTAATTTAGATTTATTTAAGAATCCgaaaaagagaaaggaAAATAGCGATGGTTCGACAACAGAAACAACTGCCGCCACCAACACCACTGATAATGGAACAAATAGCGATACCACCCAAACAAGGGAATCAACACCAGAGACTCCAGATGAGgaagatattgatgatgaatttgatgttTCCAATATTAGAAATCCACATTTATACACCATGAGAGAAATTTTGTTAACATTTAATGAGTATAATGAGAATTTAGGGTACGTTCAGGGCATGACTGATTTGTTATCACCATTATATGTGATTATTCAAGATGAAGTATTGGTGTTTTGGGCATTTGCCAATTTCATGGAACGTATGGAACGTAATTTTGTTCGAGATCAAACTGgaatgaaaaaacaaatgaatacattgaataaattattacaattcATGTTGCctaaattatataaacaTTTAGAAATGTGTcaatcaaatgatttatttttctttttcaggATGTTGTTAGTTTGGTTTAAACGAGAATTACATTGGGATCAAGTGTTAACTTTATGGGAAATTTTATGGACagattattattcttcacaatttcatttattttttgctTTGAGTATATTGAGTGATAATGAAAGAattataattcaaaatttaaaacaatttgatgAAGTGTTGAAATATATGAATGATTTGAGTATGAAATTGCATTTGAATCCACTTTTGATTAGAAGtgaattgttgtttttgaagTTTAAACGAATGTTGGATATCATTGATCGTGATACTAGTTTAAATGCTTTACGTCACGATGATCCATATAGAAATGGAAATGCTACTGGTACAGGTAGTAGTGAAAACTCCAATAATGGTGAGATTATTGGAGATGAATTGAGAGAGTTGTTACGAAAAGATTTGgttattcaaaaagaagttgaaaGACCAGAAGGTGTTGGTGGAGGTTAA
- a CDS encoding putative serine/threonine-protein phosphatase (Predicted vacuolar protein with a calcineurin-like phosphoesterase domain; repressed by alpha pheromone in SpiderM medium) has protein sequence MRETTPLKKSYKKYKSTTREDDSEVSGYYDHEQQYEEYEDSFSMSKTTKYTLFTIIGLITLLALYFFTVFLPDYFIPEAVALKPIENISDIPVTLVPSSNKENSEANDKKMVDRIILIGDIHGHYIEFRKLLTKINYNKHKDHLIVLGDFISKGPDSFKTLDYLINNNIDCVLGNHEYYILQNYATFHGLDQPNFSSSESQPIAVKDSFNDDPEFLLAKKLEPHHVKYINNCSIIKKLGYVPNPKGKKKNKVGDGADYSQGIAVHAGIRPDLPLDQQDPIDNLEMRSLIGPFYNETTADPTIPNSKSWSKIYNSKNGEYPADYIVYYGHDAGRGLKIKKFTKGLDSRCDRNGKLSAMVISKKQVTVDVNDYDKKKSFELIEEVVQVNC, from the coding sequence ATGAGGGAGACTACACCATTGAAGAAGAGCTATAAAAAGTATAAGAGCACTACCAGGGAAGATGATAGTGAGGTACTGGGATATTACGATCACGAACAACAATACGAAGAATACGAGGATTCATTCTCGATGAGTAAGACTACCAAATATACTTTATTTACAATAATTGGATTGATAACTTTATTGGCCTTATATTTCTTTACGGTTTTCCTACCGGATTATTTCATTCCTGAAGCAGTTGCTTTAAAACctattgaaaatatatCCGATATACCCGTTACATTAGTCCCATCATCTAACAAGGAAAACAGCGAGGCTAATGATAAGAAAATGGTGGATAGAATAATCTTGATTGGTGATATTCATGGTCattatattgaatttagaaaattattgacgaaaataaattataataaacataaagatcatttaattgttttagGTGATTTTATAAGTAAAGGTCCCGATTCATTTAAAACATTAgattatttgattaataataatattgattgtGTATTGGGTAACCAtgaatattatattttacaaaattaTGCCACATTCCATGGATTAGACCAACCAAATTTCTCATCATCTGAGAGTCAGCCAATAGCCGTTAAAGATTCATTTAATGATGACCCGGAATTCTTATTGGCTAAAAAACTCGAACCCCATCATGTTaaatatatcaataattgctcgataattaaaaaattgggaTATGTGCCAAATCCtaaaggaaagaaaaagaataaagtTGGTGATGGCGCCGATTATAGTCAAGGAATTGCCGTTCATGCTGGTATTAGACCAGATTTACCATTAGATCAACAAGATCCAATTGATAATCTTGAGATGAGATCATTAATTGGGCCATTTTATAATGAAACGACAGCAGATCCAACTATACCTAATAGTAAAAGTTGGTcgaaaatttataattcgAAAAATGGTGAATACCCGGCTGATTATATTGTCTATTACGGTCATGATGCTGGTAGAGgattgaaaattaaaaaattcacCAAAGGGTTAGATTCCCGTTGTGATAGAAATGGGAAATTATCAGCTATGGTTATATCTAAAAAGCAAGTGACCGTGGATGTGAATGATTACgacaagaagaaatcatttgaattgattgaagaaGTTGTTCAAGTCAATTGTTAG
- the PNC1 gene encoding nicotinamidase (Putative nicotinamidase, involved in NAD salvage pathway; decreased transcription is observed in an azole-resistant strain that overexpresses MDR1), with protein MKKTALIVVDLQEDFLPPNGSLAIKNGRSVIPKINQLLPSQDNHSKFDWSLIVATQDWHPPNHTSFASQHENVAPFTEIEFIHPEKKLDPKTNQPIVMNQIVWPDHCVQGTKGAQLEPSFANQFEKLTKQDDNNTAPCKIVKKGYLPDREYYSCFQDCWGLHHTELIDLLHEYDIENVVFVGLAYDFCVLSSAIDSAKNGFKTFVLKNYCESVYPEKINDTDKLFIDNGVTIVDNDEKFDSLFK; from the coding sequence ATGAAGAAAACAGCATTAATAGTAGTTGATCTACAAGAGGATTTCTTACCGCCTAATGGATCATTGGCCATTAAAAATGGTCGATCAGTTATACCcaaaatcaaccaattatTACCATCACAAGATAATCATTCCAAATTTGATTGGTCCTTAATTGTTGCAACACAAGATTGGCATCCACCAAATCATACTTCATTTGCCTCTCAACATGAAAATGTTGCACCATTTactgaaattgaattcattCACCCAGAAAAGAAACTTGACCCGAAAACGAATCAACCAATTGTTatgaatcaaattgtttGGCCAGATCATTGTGTACAAGGCACCAAGGGAGCTCAGTTGGAACCCCTGTTTGctaatcaatttgaaaaattaacaaaacaagatgataataatactgCCCCATGCAAAATAGTGAAAAAGGGGTATCTACCTGATCGTGAATATTATTCATGTTTCCAAGATTGTTGGGGGTTACATCATactgaattgattgatctTTTACATGAATATGACATTGAaaatgttgtttttgtagGGTTAGCTTATGATTTCTGTGTTTTAAGTTCAGCTATTGATAGTGCTAAAAATGGATTTAAAacatttgttttgaaaaattattgtgAATCGGTTTATCCAGAGAAAATTAATGACACAGATAAActatttattgataatggtgTTACAATagttgataatgatgagaaatttgattctttatttaaataa
- the ISY1 gene encoding Isy1p (Putative pre-mRNA-splicing factor; mutation confers resistance to 5-fluorocytosine (5-FC); rat catheter biofilm induced), producing MSRNKEKAQSSLNRFYQSQSSAPINYHYHQRPKNIHSITQLSQAEGWRRSIIGEISKQLTEINDFEISDIKVRELNDQLNELFNEKRRWEYHIRDKLHGNDYIRHNGNTKNDLINTGIRVNNSDKGKYYRYFGRAKDLPEVKLMIEENKKNRKNHKRDDIDDSDQSKRRRKVDQYKSTDNSIDMNYYGFYDEEEDEYLDDSEAQLGDPLVVYEEKRTKELNDAEIQQQDTENLEQIRMSFNDIPTNEVVTKWLVNKRREQLLSKFR from the coding sequence ATGTCAcgaaataaagaaaaggCTCAATCGAGTTTAAATAGATTTTATCAATCACAATCATCAGCACCaatcaattatcattatcatcaacgACCGAAAAACATTCATTCAATCACTCAATTATCACAAGCAGAAGGTTGGCGACGATCAATAATTGGAGAAATTTCTAAACAATTGACGgaaatcaatgattttgaaatatcagATATTAAAGTCCGAGAATTGaatgatcaattgaatgaattatttaatgaGAAAAGACGATGGGAATATCATATACGAGATAAATTACATGGTAATGATTATATTCGACATAATGGTAATACTAAgaatgatttgataaatacTGGTATTAGAGTGAATAATCTGGATAAAGGGAAATATTATCGATATTTTGGTAGAGCTAAAGATTTACCGGAAGTGAAGTTGATGATTGAAGagaataagaaaaatagGAAAAATCATAAACgtgatgatattgatgacCTGGATCAAAGCAAAAGACGAAGAAAAGTAGATCAATATAAGAGTACGGACAATCTGATAGATATGAATTATTATGGATTttatgatgaagaagaggaTGAATATTTAGATGATAGTGAGGCTCAACTAGGCGATCCTTTGGTGGTATATGAAGAGAAGAGAactaaagaattgaatgatgcagaaatacaacaacaggATACCGAAAACCTTGAACAAATTCGAATGAGTTTCAATGATATACCTACAAATGAAGTTGTGACTAAATGGTTAGTAAACAAACGACGTGAACAATTATTAAGTAAATTTCGTTAA